DNA sequence from the Devosia lacusdianchii genome:
CCAGACCATGGGAAATGCAGCCACCACCGCGACCACGATGATCAGCAGCGTCAGCAACCCTTCCTGCGGCGAAGCGAAAATGCGTGGCCGGGCGGCGCTCATGCTCGCTCCTCCCGGCTGCGCGCCAGGGCGAAGAGCAGCGTGATGGCCACGACCAGTGCCAGCATCAGGGTCACCGCCATGGCCGAGCCCAGCCCGCCCTGGGCCCGCTCGATGCCGACACGGCGGATATGATAGGTCAGCACATTGGTCGAGTTGACCGGCCCGCCCTGCGTGATCAAAGCCACCGGCTCGAACACCTGCACGGCATTGATGACGGCGATCACGGCCGAAAACAGCAGCGTATTGCTCAGCAGCGGCAGGGTAATGGCGTGGAATTGCCGCCACGCCGAAGCGCCGTCCATCCGCGCCGCCTCATAAAGTGTCGGCGGAATCTGGGTCAGTCCGGCCACGGCCAGCACGGTGAAATAGCCCACCTGCTGCCACACATTGAGCACCACCAGCGATACCAGCGCCGTCGATGGCGACGATAGCCACGGCTGCGGCCCGATGCCGACCCAGCCCAGCATCTGGTTGATCGGCCCTTCGGTGGGTGAATAGAGCTTCGACCACACCAAAGCCACCGCGATCATCGGCACCATATAGGTGGAAAACAGCACCGTGCGCAGCATGATGCCGCCGGGGGCCAGCCGCTGGTGCACCAGCAGGCCCAGCGCCACCGATAGCGGCACGATCACGACCACCGACAGGCCGGTATAGACGGCGGTATTGACCAGCGCCGCCTTGAAGTCACGGCCGACTGAACTTGACCCGAAGATCGCGAAGAAATTGTCGAGCCCTACGAACTGCGCCGTTTCGAAGCCGGTCTGCGTCGACCAATCCTGAAACGCCAGCCAGATGGTCAGCGCCATCGGCAGCAGCACGAAGACCCCGATCAGGCCCGTGGCCGGCGCCAGCATGGCAATCGCCGATCTGTGATGGATGCGCTGCATGAGGGTCCGGGGAGAAGGAGTATCGGGATTCTCAGTCGTCTCGGGAGGAATCATTTCCGAGTTGGGCACGGCCGCGCGACAATCCACCGCGCGGTTCCTCCCCCTTGACGGGGGAGGCTAGGAGGGGGTGTTGAGAGCCCCGGTATCGGGGCTTACCCCACCCCCACCCTTGATCCCTCCCCGCAAGGGGGAGGGTGTCGACTGCAACATCTACCCAGCCAACTACTTCGCGTTGCGCTCAAGAATCTCGGTCGCATCCGCCTGGGCATTGGCCTGCGCATCGGCGGCACTGACCTGGCCGAACTGCAGCGCCTCCAGCGTCTGCTGCAGCGATTCCGAGAATTCCTGACCGCCGAGCACGGTCGGAAATGGCTTGGCGTCAGCCAGCGGGCCGGTATAGCCAGCAAGGAACGGATCGCTGCTCAGGCGTTCGGCGAAGGCCACCCCGTCAGATGTCCGCGACGGCAGGATGCCCATCGACATCAGGATTTCGCCCATGGCCGAGGCGCCATTGGCGCCCGAATCCGGTCCGTTGAGCCACTCGAGGAACGTCCAGGCGGCCGCCTGCTCTTCCGCGTCCGCTTGGGCATTGACCACGGTCATCCACGAATACGAGATCGACCGCGCCGTGTCGCCCGATGGGCCCACCGGGATCGGCGCGGTGGCGATATCGGCATAGGCATCGCCCATGCCGGCCTTGAGCGCCGATTCCCACCAATTGGCCATGATGATCATGCCGGTCTTGCCCGAGACGAAATTGTCGAGGAACGGCCCGGTCGTATTGGCGTCGGCCGTCGCCATGGCCGGGTCGGCATAGCCCGAGGTAATGAGCTTTTCGTAGAGCTCGAACGTCTCCTTGGCCGCCGCGCTGTCGAGCACCGGCTTGCCGTCGACCACCAGATCGCCGCCATTGGAAACCAGCAGCGACGCGAACGGGTGCAACACGCCGGCGGCCCACGAATTGATCAGCCCAAAACCCTGCTGGCCCTTGGATGCATCGGTGAGCTTTTCTGCCGCCGCCAGGAATTCGTCCCAGGTCTTGGGCGGCTCGGCTATACCGGCTTCGAGGAATAGGCGCTTGTTGTAGTTGAGTGCGTAGACGTCGATCTCGTTGGGAATGCCATAGAGCGAGCCACCCGCGCTGGCAGCGCTGACCACGCCCGCCGGCCAATTCGCCGCCACGCCTTCTGCCACCTCGGCCGGAGCCGGAGCGACCAGCGCGTCGCGTGCCAGGTCGGGCAGCCACGCATCATAAATGCCGGCAATCGTCGCGCCCCCTGCCCCGC
Encoded proteins:
- a CDS encoding carbohydrate ABC transporter permease, coding for MLAPATGLIGVFVLLPMALTIWLAFQDWSTQTGFETAQFVGLDNFFAIFGSSSVGRDFKAALVNTAVYTGLSVVVIVPLSVALGLLVHQRLAPGGIMLRTVLFSTYMVPMIAVALVWSKLYSPTEGPINQMLGWVGIGPQPWLSSPSTALVSLVVLNVWQQVGYFTVLAVAGLTQIPPTLYEAARMDGASAWRQFHAITLPLLSNTLLFSAVIAVINAVQVFEPVALITQGGPVNSTNVLTYHIRRVGIERAQGGLGSAMAVTLMLALVVAITLLFALARSREERA
- a CDS encoding ABC transporter substrate-binding protein → MHYVRAIRRLAGVATVLVSGTAMTQAADISFLTHWSPETVTLLEAAIEKYSESHPNDAITVRAVPFGDLLTTLRTSGGGAGGATIAGIYDAWLPDLARDALVAPAPAEVAEGVAANWPAGVVSAASAGGSLYGIPNEIDVYALNYNKRLFLEAGIAEPPKTWDEFLAAAEKLTDASKGQQGFGLINSWAAGVLHPFASLLVSNGGDLVVDGKPVLDSAAAKETFELYEKLITSGYADPAMATADANTTGPFLDNFVSGKTGMIIMANWWESALKAGMGDAYADIATAPIPVGPSGDTARSISYSWMTVVNAQADAEEQAAAWTFLEWLNGPDSGANGASAMGEILMSMGILPSRTSDGVAFAERLSSDPFLAGYTGPLADAKPFPTVLGGQEFSESLQQTLEALQFGQVSAADAQANAQADATEILERNAK